From Brassica oleracea var. oleracea cultivar TO1000 chromosome C3, BOL, whole genome shotgun sequence, a single genomic window includes:
- the LOC106328862 gene encoding phytoene synthase, chloroplastic-like: MSSVAVLWVAASSPNPDPMNTCGLVRALESSRVLSRCQNQRVNNGRRNQTTQTTWSSSSSVMSFRRRRSSVVSSSLVAHPAGEIDLSSEEKVYNVVLRQAALVNKQLRSTSPVLDDVKKPQDIIRPGSLSLLAEAYDRCGEVCAEYAKTFYLGTLLMTPERRKAIWAIYVWCRRTDELVDGPNASHITPMALDRWEARLEDLFHGRAFDMLDAALADTVTRYPVDIQPFRDMIEGMRMDLRKSRYNNFDELYLYCYYVAGTVGLMSVPVMGINPKSKATTESVYNAALALGIANQLTNILRDVGEDARRGRVYLPQDELAQAGLSDEDIFAGKVTDKWRNFMRLQLKRARMFFDEAEKGVTELDAASRWPVWASLLLYRRILDEIEANDYNNFTKRAYVGKVKKIAALPLAYAKSVVKVSS, encoded by the exons ATGTCTTCTGTAGCAGTGTTATGGGTTGCTGCTTCTTCTCCAAATCCAGACCCAATGAACACTTGTGGGTTGGTACGGGCTTTAGAATCTTCTAGAGTGCTCTCTCGTTGTCAGAATCAGAGAGTGAACAATGGTAGGAGGAACCAAACAACACAAACTACTTGGAGTTCTTCTTCTTCTGTAATGAGCTTTAGAAGAAGAAGAAGCAGTGTTGTCTCTTCAAGCTTAGTAGCACATCCTGCAGGAGAGATAGACCTCTCATCTGAAGAGAAGGTTTACAATGTTGTGTTGAGACAAGCAGCTTTGGTGAACAAACAGCTTAGGTCTACTTCTCCTGTTCTTGACGATGTGAAGAAACCACAGGATATTATTCGTCCTGGGAGTTTGAGCTTGTTGGCTGAAGCTTATGATCGATGCGGCGAAGTTTGTGCTGAATATGCCAAAACGTTTTATCTTG GAACTTTGCTTATGACACCCGAGAGGAGAAAGGCGATTTGGGCTATCTATG TTTGGTGCAGAAGAACTGATGAACTGGTAGATGGGCCTAATGCATCACATATAACTCCCATGGCGTTAGATAGATGGGAAGCAAGGTTAGAAGATCTTTTCCATGGCCGTGCTTTCGATATGCTTGACGCTGCTCTAGCTGATACAGTTACTAGATACCCTGTAGATATTCAG CCATTTAGAGACATGATTGAAGGAATGAGAATGGATTTGAGGAAGTCTAGATACAACAACTTTGATGAGCTCTACCTTTACTGCTACTATGTCGCCGGAACCGTCGGTTTGATGAGCGTTCCGGTTATGGGAATCAATCCCAAGTCCAAGGCAACGACCGAGAGTGTTTACAACGCTGCCTTGGCCCTCGGTATAGCCAATCAGCTTACCAACATACTCAGGGACGTTGGTGAAGA TGCAAGAAGAGGAAGAGTTTATCTACCACAAGATGAGTTAGCTCAGGCTGGTCTCTCAGATGAAGACATATTCGCTGGAAAAGTCACTGATAAATGGAGAAACTTCATGAGACTGCAGCTTAAGAGAGCAAGAATGTTCTTCGACGAAGCTGAGAAAGGTGTCACCGAGCTTGACGCTGCTAGCAGATGGCCA GTATGGGCATCGCTGCTATTGTATAGGAGAATATTGGACGAGATTGAAGCGAATGATTACAACAACTTTACCAAGAGAGCTTATGTTGGGAAAGTTAAGAAAATTGCAGCTCTTCCATTAGCTTATGCTAAATCAGTAGTAAAGGTTTCAAGTTAA